The DNA window GAAGCTACTGTTGGGCAGGCTGCGATGCCTGCCCATATCTTGCGCGGAAGTAAGCGCAGTGTTCTTACTTCTTTAACATCTCGAATTCATCAGAGGTAGAGTTTGAAATGGTCTCGCAGCAGAATGAACAGGTCTTGGCGATTGGCGGCGGCGATGTGCAAGTCGCCAGCAAGGGCAGCGGTGAGCCGCTGGTATATCTGCACGGCGCATTTGGCTACCGTGGGTGGCATCCGTTCTTGGACGCGCTCGCGGAAGACTTCACCGTGTATGCGCCGGTGCAACCGGGCTTTGTGGATGGCGCGCCCGGTCCCGACGACATTGATGATATGCTCGACCTGACGCTGTACCACTTCGACCTGCTGGAAGCGCTCGGACTGGAAGCTCCGAATATTGCGGGGCATTTTCTAGGCGGGATGATAGCCGCGGAGATGGCGGCGCTTCGCCCGACGAGCGTGGGCAAGCTGGTGCTCGCTGCGCCGGCAGGCCTCTGGCTGGATGACGATCCCGGCGTGGACTACTTTGCCACGCCAGCCAACGAACTGCGCAATGTGCTGTTCGCGCACGCGAATTCGGATGCGGCGGAAAACCTGATGCCCGAACCAAAAGACGACCTAGAACGCGGCACGCAGATAATCGAGCGCGTGCGATCCTTGGCGACCGTCGGCAAGTTCCTATGGCCAATCCCCGACAAGGGCTTGAAAAAGCGAATGTCGCGCATCAAGGCTGATACGCTAGTCGTCGTGGGCGAGCAAGACAAGATAGTGCCACCATCTTACGGCAGCGAATTCGCCAGCCGCATATCGGGCGCGACGGCGCAGACGATAACGGGCGCGGGACACATGATGATGCTGGAGCAGGCGGGGGAGTTTGCGGAGGCGGTGCGGTTTTTTTTGCGGGAGTGATTGTCGAAAACAGCATTATGTTTATAAGAAGTCCACAACTCTTCTTGTAGATGACTGTAAGGAGACTATACTGTGCGAAATTCAAAGCCGTTACTAGGTTGTATGGACAATTGGGGCATTCCCGTGAAAGCGGGAATCCAGAACCTCTAATGTAGCATTTTGATATATTGACGCCACTTGGAGGCGCTGGATTCCTGCTTCCGCAGGAATGCGGGCCTAATTGTGAATTGTCCACAGAGCCTAGTAGTAAGTTACAGAAGGCATAGGATGTTTCTGTCTAGCCGACGAACCACCCCGCTAACTCGTCGCGGTTGCGGTCTAGCCACGCGGCGTTTAGGCGGATGCGTTCCAGAGACTGGCGCACGGTGCGCTCGCCGCCGGGCGCGGGGTTGTCCGTGAAGAAACGCTCCACATCGTCGCGCATTTCCAGCGTGGTGAACGCGGATGCGATGCCCACGAGCCGCATGATGGCAAAGCCGCCTTCGCCGTAGCGTCTGTCAAGTTCCGCCCAGTTGTCCTTGAGGAATTGCCACGCGAGGTCGCGTCCCTGCGTGTTGCCGGCGACCAGCGTCATCACGCTCACCGTTTCGTGCACGCGCACCTCGTCGCCGAGCGAGCGGTTCAGCGTTTCTGCGAGCAGCGCCTTGTCCTCGAACGACGACAGCCCATACAGGAAGCGCACTTTTTCTTCCTGCAACGGCGTGTCGGCGCGGAGCTGCCACATCGCATCGTACTCGGCGCGGCCGCCACGCTTCGCGGCTAGGCGGAAGACCATACCGCGAATGTCCGGGCTAACACTGCTCGGGTCGTCTGCGTAGGCGGAGAAGCGGGCGGCGGCTTCGCGTAGAGTGTCTTCGTCGTCGTTGCCGCCGATGTGGTTCAGCACTGTGCTGCGAAGCAGAGCGTCCATGTGCGACTCGCCAGGCTTCTCGTCCCAGCCGACGCTCGCGGCGACTTGCTGGAACACACTGCGCGAGAACGCTTGGAAATTACCGTAGAACGACTCGTCCGCAAGCAGATTGTCCATGCCGCCCAGGTTGGACGATAGGTCGGCGCATACCGGCGCGTTGTCTTCGCTGCGATACGCCTCGGCTATCGTGAGGAAGTCTGTCGCAGGGATAATGCCCGCGCGACTGAGCGCGTATGCGTCATTCTGAATGCCGAGCCGGTCGATGGGCGTCAGCGTCTTGGAGCGAATTGGTTCAACGAGCTTCTGCAAGTCCGCGCTGGAATAGCGCACACGATAGAAACCGTTCTGCACGGGGTTGATTTTCGTCCATGCGTCGTCCGCAGCGCCGTTGTCGGGCACATCCCATGCCAGGAGCTTCGTGTCCATCAGCTTAGACGCGCTCTCACTGCCGTTGGAAGTGTACACGCCGACTGGCACCTTCCAAAGTGTTTCGTCCGCCTGGCTATCTTCAAGTATGGCGTCATATACGAACCGGCGCTGCATCATGTGCAGGTTGATATTGCCGTCTTCGCGCTCGATGCCGACATCCAGCATTGGATAGCCGGTCTGCAGCACCCAACTGTCCATTATCTCCGCAACCGGCTCGCCGGACACTTCTCCGAGCGCGTTCCACAGGTCGGTTCGGGTCGCGTTGTCGTACTGGTGTGTTGTCAGGTATTTGTTCAAGCCTTTCTGGAATGTCTCCGCGCCGAGGTAGTCTTCGAGCATGCGCAGTATGGAGCCGCCCTTGCTGTAGCTAATCGCGTCGAACAGCTCGCCAATTTGCGCCGGATTGCTGACTTCCTGCTCGATGGGATGCGAGTTGCGCAGACCGTCTAGGCTGAGCGCGCGGTTGGTGTCGTTTGAGACGAACTGCGTCCACATTTCCCAGTCGGGGAACAGCGCGTCCGTCGCCCTGTCGCCCATCCAAGATGCAAAGCTTTCGTTGAGCCAGAGGTCGTTCCACCATTCCATGGTTACGAGGTCGCCGAACCACATGTGCGCCATTTCGTGGGCGATGATGGCTGCGACAACTTGGCGTGTGCCGACCGATGTGTTCTCCGGATCGACGAGCAGCGCGGTCTCGCGGTAGGTAATCGCTCCCCAGTTTTCCATCGCGCCGGCGGCGAAGTCCGGGATTGCGAAGTGGTCGAGCTTCGGTAGCGGGTAGGGGATGCCGAAGTAGTCGTTCAGGTATTTCAGCAGGCGGATGGAAGTGTCCAAGGCGAAACGCCCTTGCTCTTCGTGTCCGCGTGTGGTGAAGACGCGCATTAGTGTACCGTTGTCCGCGACGCCTTCTATGTATGACAAGTCGCCCACGACGAAGGCAAGCAGGTAGGTGGACATGATAGGCGTCTCGGCATAGCGTACCGCCTTGACTCCCGGACGCACCTCTTCCTCGCTGACGATGGGCATGTTGGACTCGGCCACCATGTCCGATGGAACGATGAGCGTGAGGTCAAATATCGCTTTCAGCGCGGGTTCATCCCAGCAGGGGAATGCGCGGCGCGCGTCCGTCGCTTCCATCTGCGTGGTCGCCAAGTGGCGTTCGTTGCCGTCGATGTCGGTGTAGGTGCTGCGATAGAAGCCACGCAGCTTGTCGTTCAACTCCCCGGTGAACTCGAAGGCGAGCGCTGCGTTGCCGGCGGGCAATTCACTGCCGAACTCTAGCGTCGCAGTCTCGGCTTCTTCGTCGAAAGATATACTTTGCGCGGGGATAGTCTCGCCGGCGGCCGGCGTTACTGAGCACGACTGAATTTCGATTTCGATGCAGTTCAGCGTGATGGCGCTAGTTGGCGAAAGCACTTCAATCTGAATCGTTTCGCTGCCGGTGAATGTGAATGTGCTGAAGTCCGGCTCTAGCGTGATGTCGTACTTGGCAGGCTTGACATTCGCCGGGACCAGAAATGCGTTTGAAGTGGTCATTGATTCCTCTCAGTGATTGTCTCTGATTTGCCAGAGGTCTGTGAGTATGTTTTGAGCGCGGCTAGCTCGCCGTCCAGTTGGGCTTGCGCTTTTCGGAGAACGCCAGCGGTCCCTCTACGAAGTCGTCGGACGCAGCGGCTTTAAGCTGCTCAGAGTATGTGCGGTTGAGAGCGATGTCAAGTGGCCAGTCGTAGCCGCTCGTTGCCATCTGCTTGCTCGCTCGCGCCGACAGTGGCGCGACTTCTAGGATTTCGTTCGCCCAGCGCTCCGCTGTCGCCATGAGGTCTGCCAGCGGCACGACTTCGTTGACCAAGCCGAGTCGGTACGCTTCCTGCACGGGTATGCGGCGCGCGGTGAGCAGCATGCCCATAGCAATCTTGTATGGGACATGGCGCGGCAGTCTGTGAACGCCGCCCGCGCCGGCAATCAGCCCAACGCGCGGCTCAGGCAAGCCGACCTCTGCGTGGTCTGCGGCGATGATAATGTCGCATGCCATGGCGAGTTCCAGCCCACCGCCGAGAGCGTAGCCGTTGACTGCGGCGATTATGGGCTTCCAGCACTCGAAGTTGGATGTGATGCCGCCGAATCGGGCAATCTCGCCGGAGCGGTCGCGTCTGCCGCGCTCTGCGGTGTATCGTAGGTCATTGCCGGCGCTGAACGCACGCTCTCCGGTGCCGGTGAGTATCGCGATCCACGCGTCCGGGTCGTCTCGGAATGCGCTGAATGCATGGTACAGCTCAGCGTTCGCGGGTGGATGCAGCGCGTTCAGGCGTTCGGGCCTGTTGATGGTTACATAGGCGATGCGCCCCTTCTTTTCGTATGTGATGAATTCGTACGACATTGCGTTCTCCTAGTTTACACGGCGCGATTCGCCAGCTTGAATTACAGTGTTTTCGCAGTGGGAATTATACCAGTTTCGGCGGGCTTACTTCCTGCCGCCCCAGCTATCCCAGTGGGTAACTTCTTCGATGGGCTTGCGGCGCGTGGTACCGTAGCGCACGCCGTCCGCCGGGTAGCCGATGGGCAGCAGCGCGGCGGTTTCCACATTATCCGGGATGCCGAATATCTCGCGCACTTCTCCTTCGAATTGTTTGTGGAATGTGGTGAGCACGCTGCCCAACCCAAGCCCGCGCGCGGCGAGAAGAATGTTCTGCACGGCCGGGTATATGGACGATCCGGTGGTCAGGTTGGTTGTGCCACCGTGTTCGATGCAGGCGAGCAGCAGAACGGGGGCATCGTCCATGTGCTCAACTAGATGCGTCGCGGAACGAAGTATGCGCGGGTTGGCATCTTGCAGTCATTGCAGATTGGGCAGCGCGTTGCGTCCCGCGCGCCGGTATATGTCCGATAGCTTGGCGCGCTTCTCTGCGTCTTGGACTATGACGAAATGCCACATCTGGCGGTTCGTGCCGCTCGGCGCCTTGGACCCAGCTTCGAGTATCTTGTCCAGCGCCTCTTGCGGCACCGGGTCCGGCTTAAAGTAGCGTATTGCTCGTTGCGTGCTGATTGCGTCGAACAGACTTATGTCTTCGTTCATTGTGCGCTCCTGAATGTTGGTCTTCTGTGATGTCCTGTCAGTGGTTTATGAGTTGATTTCAGTATAGGGACAGAGTGATTATATCGCATTGCACAGTCGCTTTGTGTGCGGCATGAGCGGCGCTCTGATAAGATAGGCGGGCATCATTTTAGACAAATTGACAGCGATAAAATGTAACACATGGAGGCAACGCAGATGAAGGTCGGCACAGGAATGCGAGGCGGGCTGGTGGCGGACATTCCCGAAAACGCTCGTAAGGCGGAAGAGTTGGGCTATGACTTTTTCGCCACGAATGAAACCAAGCACAACCCGTTTGTAACCGCGACGCTGGCGGCGGAACATACGAAGCATGCACAGGTGCGAACATCTATCGCGCTGGCATTCGCGCGCAGCCCGATGGACACGGCGTATATGGCGTGGGACTTGCAGTCGCTATCGGGCGGACGCTTTCAGCTTGGTATGGGCAGTCAGGTGCGGGGGCACATCGTCCGGCGCTTCAACATGCCGTGGGGACGACCGGCGCCGCGTATGCGCGAATACATACAGGCGATGCGCCATGTTTGGGACAGTTGGCAACACGGCACGCGCGTGAACTTTCAGGGCGACTTCTATAATTTCAACCTGATGCCGCCGTTCTTCACGCCCGATCCGATTGAGTATCCGGACATCAAGATATACATTGCGGCGGTCAACGAGCGGATGCTGCAGGTGGCGGGGGAAGTGTGCGACGGCGTGCTGCTGCACTCGTTCGGCACATTCAAGTACATCAACGATGTGGTTATACCCAACTTGCAGAAGGGCGCGGACAAGGCGGGCAGATCGCTGTCAGACATCGACATAAACGGCGGGGCGTACATCATCACCGGTCCCAGTGAGGAGAGCATAGACCGCAGCCGGCAAGAAGTGAAGAACGCAATATCGTTCTACGCATCTACGCGTAGCTACGCGCCGGTGATGAATCACCACGGCTGGAACGACACGGCGCAGCGGCTATACCGCATGTCTGTGGATAACAAGTGGGGCGAGATGGGCGCGCTTATTACCGACGAGATGCTTGATGAATTCGCCATAGTGGGCGGCTATGATGAAATCGTGGACAAGATTAAGGACACCTACGGTCCGTTCGCTAGCTCGCTAAGCTTTTCGATTCCTGTGAACTCCGGCGAGGATGAGGAGATACTGAAGGATATGATTGCTCGGTTGCAGGCGGATTAGTGCCGGAGCAATCGGTGGTTGTGGGCCGCTGGTCAGAAATCGAAGGCGCGCGGCGGGATTCGATTGCGTTCTGCGCGGATGATGTCTTCGATTTCGAGGGCGGCTTTGTCGGTGGCGTCGGTGTGGTGGACTACGGTGTAGTCGAATTTTTCGGCTTCCCGTAGTTCGTGGCGGGCTTGGTCGATGCGGCGTTGCAGTGTGGCGGTGTCTTCGGTGCCGCGTCCGCGCAAACGGCGCTCTAGTTCGGCTTCGCTGGGTGGCGCGAGGAATATGAAGAGTGCGTCCGGCGCTAACTGGCGCACGGTCGCCGCGCCCTGCACATCAATCTTGAGAATGACATCTTTCCCCATACTCAAGGCATCCATCACCTGTGCCTTAGGCACTCCGTAGTAGTTGCCGTGTACGGTCGCCCACTCCAACAGTTCGTCATCGGCAATCATTGACTCGAATTGTCGGATACTGACGAAGTGGTAGTCCTCTCCGTCGCGCTCGCTGGCGCGTTTGGGGCGGGTCGTTGCCGTAACGGTGAAGTGGTAGGGCGTGCCGACTTCTCTCAGGCGCGAGAGCAGCAGGTCCTTGCCTACGCCGGACGGTCCGGATAATACAAGCAGGAGCGGGTTGCGGGCGGTTTGCGCGGGCATTATCGGTTGCGCAGGTAGTTCCACGATTTCTTCTTGTCTTCGCCGCCGGTCATCTGCTGGTAGCGCTGCGTGAGCTTTTCGCCGAAGAATGCGGTCGCCATCGACTGCCCGGCGGTCGGCAGAGTGTTCTCGCCGGTATCTACGACGGCGCCGGCGTCCCATCGCGCTCTGCCTTCCCACGCCTTGATGAAGGTCTCGACAAGTTCGTCGTTGTTGGACTCTTTGAGCATATTGCGGTACGAATACAGCTCGGTGATGTACTCGTCCAGCCAGTGAACTAGCGCTTCGGTGTTCGTGTAGCAGGCCGCTTCGTTGTCGATTGGGTCTTCGGACGCGAGGCGCGAGTATTCGGCGAAAGTGGCGGCGGCGAGCTGGTGCATCTCTCGCCACGATTCGCTGCCGGCGGTGGTCGTTACGAATGCGGACGATAGGACGGTGGGCAGCACTTCCATGGCGACCGCGTAGCTGTCGTGTTCGTGCGGATCAAGGAACAACGGCTTTGCGCCGATTAGTTCGACCATTCCCACAACGGTCTTCACAGAAGTCTGATCGGCGGAATTGGACGGCGAGATGCAGTATTTCGCGCCTTGGAACAGGTCAGCGGATGCGTCTTCGAGAACGGAGTACGGCTTGCGAATCAGGGGGCGGCCACTGACGAAGCTTGCGTTGGGCGGCAGGAGATCGTCTGCCCATTCGATCGCCTTGACTTTGGCGGCGCAGGTATCGGTAACCACGCAGCCGTCTTCCACGATGGGCGCGATGGCGTTCAACAACTCGCGCGTTTGCGTGA is part of the Chloroflexota bacterium genome and encodes:
- a CDS encoding M1 family metallopeptidase → MTTSNAFLVPANVKPAKYDITLEPDFSTFTFTGSETIQIEVLSPTSAITLNCIEIEIQSCSVTPAAGETIPAQSISFDEEAETATLEFGSELPAGNAALAFEFTGELNDKLRGFYRSTYTDIDGNERHLATTQMEATDARRAFPCWDEPALKAIFDLTLIVPSDMVAESNMPIVSEEEVRPGVKAVRYAETPIMSTYLLAFVVGDLSYIEGVADNGTLMRVFTTRGHEEQGRFALDTSIRLLKYLNDYFGIPYPLPKLDHFAIPDFAAGAMENWGAITYRETALLVDPENTSVGTRQVVAAIIAHEMAHMWFGDLVTMEWWNDLWLNESFASWMGDRATDALFPDWEMWTQFVSNDTNRALSLDGLRNSHPIEQEVSNPAQIGELFDAISYSKGGSILRMLEDYLGAETFQKGLNKYLTTHQYDNATRTDLWNALGEVSGEPVAEIMDSWVLQTGYPMLDVGIEREDGNINLHMMQRRFVYDAILEDSQADETLWKVPVGVYTSNGSESASKLMDTKLLAWDVPDNGAADDAWTKINPVQNGFYRVRYSSADLQKLVEPIRSKTLTPIDRLGIQNDAYALSRAGIIPATDFLTIAEAYRSEDNAPVCADLSSNLGGMDNLLADESFYGNFQAFSRSVFQQVAASVGWDEKPGESHMDALLRSTVLNHIGGNDDEDTLREAAARFSAYADDPSSVSPDIRGMVFRLAAKRGGRAEYDAMWQLRADTPLQEEKVRFLYGLSSFEDKALLAETLNRSLGDEVRVHETVSVMTLVAGNTQGRDLAWQFLKDNWAELDRRYGEGGFAIMRLVGIASAFTTLEMRDDVERFFTDNPAPGGERTVRQSLERIRLNAAWLDRNRDELAGWFVG
- a CDS encoding nitroreductase family protein → MDDAPVLLLACIEHGGTTNLTTGSSIYPAVQNILLAARGLGLGSVLTTFHKQFEGEVREIFGIPDNVETAALLPIGYPADGVRYGTTRRKPIEEVTHWDSWGGRK
- a CDS encoding TIGR03617 family F420-dependent LLM class oxidoreductase — translated: MEATQMKVGTGMRGGLVADIPENARKAEELGYDFFATNETKHNPFVTATLAAEHTKHAQVRTSIALAFARSPMDTAYMAWDLQSLSGGRFQLGMGSQVRGHIVRRFNMPWGRPAPRMREYIQAMRHVWDSWQHGTRVNFQGDFYNFNLMPPFFTPDPIEYPDIKIYIAAVNERMLQVAGEVCDGVLLHSFGTFKYINDVVIPNLQKGADKAGRSLSDIDINGGAYIITGPSEESIDRSRQEVKNAISFYASTRSYAPVMNHHGWNDTAQRLYRMSVDNKWGEMGALITDEMLDEFAIVGGYDEIVDKIKDTYGPFASSLSFSIPVNSGEDEEILKDMIARLQAD
- a CDS encoding enoyl-CoA hydratase (Catalyzes the reversible hydration of unsaturated fatty acyl-CoA to beta-hydroxyacyl-CoA), yielding MSYEFITYEKKGRIAYVTINRPERLNALHPPANAELYHAFSAFRDDPDAWIAILTGTGERAFSAGNDLRYTAERGRRDRSGEIARFGGITSNFECWKPIIAAVNGYALGGGLELAMACDIIIAADHAEVGLPEPRVGLIAGAGGVHRLPRHVPYKIAMGMLLTARRIPVQEAYRLGLVNEVVPLADLMATAERWANEILEVAPLSARASKQMATSGYDWPLDIALNRTYSEQLKAAASDDFVEGPLAFSEKRKPNWTAS
- a CDS encoding alpha/beta hydrolase, translated to MVSQQNEQVLAIGGGDVQVASKGSGEPLVYLHGAFGYRGWHPFLDALAEDFTVYAPVQPGFVDGAPGPDDIDDMLDLTLYHFDLLEALGLEAPNIAGHFLGGMIAAEMAALRPTSVGKLVLAAPAGLWLDDDPGVDYFATPANELRNVLFAHANSDAAENLMPEPKDDLERGTQIIERVRSLATVGKFLWPIPDKGLKKRMSRIKADTLVVVGEQDKIVPPSYGSEFASRISGATAQTITGAGHMMMLEQAGEFAEAVRFFLRE
- a CDS encoding guanylate kinase, which encodes MPAQTARNPLLLVLSGPSGVGKDLLLSRLREVGTPYHFTVTATTRPKRASERDGEDYHFVSIRQFESMIADDELLEWATVHGNYYGVPKAQVMDALSMGKDVILKIDVQGAATVRQLAPDALFIFLAPPSEAELERRLRGRGTEDTATLQRRIDQARHELREAEKFDYTVVHHTDATDKAALEIEDIIRAERNRIPPRAFDF
- a CDS encoding prephenate dehydrogenase/arogenate dehydrogenase family protein; this translates as MKIPSAAERSRRCDLERITIIGTGIVGVSLGLALKSANLRNTEIVGSSGDRDALKIAYKAGAYDEESSNLRNAVRGAQMIVLDSPFTQTRELLNAIAPIVEDGCVVTDTCAAKVKAIEWADDLLPPNASFVSGRPLIRKPYSVLEDASADLFQGAKYCISPSNSADQTSVKTVVGMVELIGAKPLFLDPHEHDSYAVAMEVLPTVLSSAFVTTTAGSESWREMHQLAAATFAEYSRLASEDPIDNEAACYTNTEALVHWLDEYITELYSYRNMLKESNNDELVETFIKAWEGRARWDAGAVVDTGENTLPTAGQSMATAFFGEKLTQRYQQMTGGEDKKKSWNYLRNR